The following is a genomic window from Variovorax paradoxus.
TCTGGCGCGCCCGCCTGCCCGATGCGCGGGATCCGCGGATCCATGAGGGCTTCTGGCGCCTCGACAGCGGGGACACCGCCGAGGCCCGAGCCATCCATCGTGCGCTTGCCGAACCCGCGCCCACGGAAACCGCCGAGCGTGTCGCATTGCTCGAACTGCATGCGGCCATCGCGCGTGCCGAAGGGCACCCGCTGGAGGCGAGCTTGGCATACACCGAGATCGCCGCACTGCAGCCCGCAAGCCGCGATGCGCACCGCGAAGCGGCGTTCCTGCTCGCATCGAATGGCGCGGCGTCGCCCGCTTTCAAGGACGCCGAAGCGGCCGAGCAGGCACGCCCTGGCACTTTCTCTGCGCTGGCGTTGTCGACGGTGCAGCAACAGGCCCTCGCCCAGCAGTTGCGCTGGGCCGTGCGCGAACGCGACGAACTCGTGGGCCCTGCCCGCGTGGCCGCGCTCGACAAGGTGCTCGCACGACAGCAAGGCGCGCTGACCGTGCTGGATGCATCGGCGCTGCGTGCCGAACCGATGGACACCGACGCATGGCGCGCGCTTCGCCTGCGCCTGGAGTCCGATCGCCTGCTGGCACTCGTCGAGCGTGGCCGCCCTGCCGATGCCATCGCGCAGTACGAGATGCTGCGCGCCCGCGGCGCCAGTCTCCCGCCGTACGCGCTCGGCGCGGCGGCGCGCGCATTCGCGGAAGAACGCCGCTCGTCCGAGGCCGTGCCGTTGTTCGAAGCGGCCGTCGCCGCGGGGAACGCGAGCCTGCCGATGCCCGATCCGATCTATCTGGGGCTGGCCTATGCCTACCTCGACACTGGGCGCTTCGAAGAAGCCGACGCGCTGCTGACGCGAATCGAAGCCGCCACGCCGGCGCTGATGCGGCTCGCGCCCGAAGTCGGCCGCCCCAATGACCAGTACACCGACATGAACGGCATGCGCGGCATGCTGCTGCTCTACGGCGACCGGCACGCGCTCGCGCAACAGCGCTTTGCCCTGTTGACCGGCGAAGCGCCCCTCAATTCCGAATTCGCCGCCGGCGCTGCACAGGCCGAACGGTTGCGCGACCATCCCGAAGCGGCGCTCGCACGCTTCGAGGCGCTGGCCGCCGACCACCCGCTGGACATCGGCGCGCGCACCGGCCATGTCGAGGCGCTGCTCGACGCGGGCGAGTTTGCCGAAGCCCGCCGCCGCGCCGCGTCGCTCGAAGCAGACGCGCCGGACACGGCGCAAGTGCGCGAGCTGGGCCGCACACGACGCGCGACCACCGGCTCCCGGCTTGATGTCGATGCCGAGGGCTCGACGGGCGGCGGCGCCATCGCAGATCGCGAATGGCGCATCGACAGCCGGCTCAGCTCGGGCCTGATCGACGACGAATGGCGCGTGTTCTACGACCAGTCGCTCGGGCGCGGGGATACCTCGATCGGCAATGCCCGATGGGCGCGCAGCGGCCTCGGCCTGAACTGGCAGCGGGGCCCCTGGCTGGCGGAAGGTACCGTGCAAGGTTCGAACGCCGGACCCTACCGATCCAGCGCGGCCGGGCGCATCGACTACCGCGCGGCAGACGCATGGCGGCTCTCGGCCACTTTCGATGGCGACAGCAAGGAATTGCCGTGGAAGGCGCGCGTCGCCGGTATCGGCGCCCGCGAGACCGGCGCCACCATCGGCCATGTCGTCAACGAGGCGCGCCGCTTCGATGTGCAATGGCGGCGGCTCGACTTCAGCGACGGCAATCTGCGCAACGCCCTCGATCTCACCTGGCGCGAACGCTGGGTCAGCACACCGCGCTTCCAACTCGAGACGCGACTCGGTGGCGGCACCAGCCACAGCCGCCAGCAGGCGGTGCCGTACTTCAGCCCATCGCGAGACGCCAGCACCGAGCTGACCGTGCGCGCGCAATGGCTCCACTGGAAACGCGACGACCGGCAGTTCTTTCAGGCCGTCGAGGCCAGCGGCGGGCGCTATCACCAAGCCGGCTTCGGGGCCGGTCCGCTCTGGTCCCTGCGCTACGAACACAAATGGCTCCTGGGCCCGAAG
Proteins encoded in this region:
- the pgaA gene encoding poly-beta-1,6 N-acetyl-D-glucosamine export porin PgaA, encoding MAACNSAQPDALPRHLAQTARVLSPLVCILAFGASAALANPGGIAAPAAADRSHASYDARQHDALIGAQRAGRITAARAFAQLKAWLAMPLSDAERQRMVSDAVVLAVDAGQFADAAALGRERSPARVNSYALGPLAGAARRAQDLALQGETVAVWRARLPDARDPRIHEGFWRLDSGDTAEARAIHRALAEPAPTETAERVALLELHAAIARAEGHPLEASLAYTEIAALQPASRDAHREAAFLLASNGAASPAFKDAEAAEQARPGTFSALALSTVQQQALAQQLRWAVRERDELVGPARVAALDKVLARQQGALTVLDASALRAEPMDTDAWRALRLRLESDRLLALVERGRPADAIAQYEMLRARGASLPPYALGAAARAFAEERRSSEAVPLFEAAVAAGNASLPMPDPIYLGLAYAYLDTGRFEEADALLTRIEAATPALMRLAPEVGRPNDQYTDMNGMRGMLLLYGDRHALAQQRFALLTGEAPLNSEFAAGAAQAERLRDHPEAALARFEALAADHPLDIGARTGHVEALLDAGEFAEARRRAASLEADAPDTAQVRELGRTRRATTGSRLDVDAEGSTGGGAIADREWRIDSRLSSGLIDDEWRVFYDQSLGRGDTSIGNARWARSGLGLNWQRGPWLAEGTVQGSNAGPYRSSAAGRIDYRAADAWRLSATFDGDSKELPWKARVAGIGARETGATIGHVVNEARRFDVQWRRLDFSDGNLRNALDLTWRERWVSTPRFQLETRLGGGTSHSRQQAVPYFSPSRDASTELTVRAQWLHWKRDDRQFFQAVEASGGRYHQAGFGAGPLWSLRYEHKWLLGPKLTLRYGLGISGHPYDGVRERQRSVFMNLSMPLP